The Streptomyces rubrogriseus genomic sequence GGACCCGTACCACGGCGAGGGCCAGGGGCACGGGCTGTGCTTCTCGGTCCGGCCGGGGGTGAAGGTCCCGCCGTCCCTGCGGAACATCTACAAGGAGATGCACGCGGAGCTGGACACCCCGATCCCGGACAACGGCTATCTGATGCCGTGGGCGGAGCAGGGCGTCCTGCTGCTCAACGCGGTGCTCACGGTCCGGGCCGGCGAGGCGAACTCGCACAAGTCCCGCGGCTGGGAGCTGTTCACCGACGCGGTGATCCGCGCGGTGGCCGCCCGGACCGACCCCGCGGTGTTCGTGCTGTGGGGCAACTACGCGCAGAAGAAGCTGCCGCTGATCGACGAGGCGCGGCACGTCGTGGTCAAGGGGGCGCATCCCTCGCCGCTGTCCGCGAAGAAGTTCTTCGGCTCCCGCCCCTTCACGCAGATCAACGAGGCGGTCGCCGGACAGGGCCACGAGCCGATCGACTGGACCATTCCGAACCTGGGCTGAGCCGGGCCCGGCGCTCGGGCCGGTCCGTCACCGGCCGGCCCGCGCACACCCCGGTGCCGCCTGACCGGGAAAGCGGGCGCGTGCGGTTAGCGTCGTCGGGACACCCGACGAGGGCACGGAGGACGCGGTGGCGAAGGGACAGGAGCAGGCGGCGCCGGATGCCGTGCTGACGCGGATCGGCCAGGTCGCCATGCTGCACCACGCGGGCGACCGCGAGGAGGCCCGGCACCGCTTCCTCGCCCTGTGGGCGGAGATCGGCGAGCACGGCGACGCCCTGCACCGCTGCACGCTGGCCCACTACCTGGCCGACACCCAGGACGACCCGCAGGAGGAACTGGCCTGGGACCTGAGGGCGTTGTCGGCTGCCGAGGAACTGACGGGGGACCCGCCCGGCGGCCGGCACGAGGGCACGCCCGCCGCCCGCGCCCTCTACCCCTCGCTCCACCTGAACCTGGCCGCCGACTACGACCGGCTCGGACACCGCGAGGCGGCCCGGCTGCACCTGAGACACGCCCGTGCCGCCGCCGAGACCCTCGCCCCCGGGCGGTACGGAGAGGGCGTACGCGCCTCGATCGACCGGCTGGAGCTGCGCCTGCACGGCACCGGCCGGGACGCCGACGGGCCCGGCCGTCCCGACGGCCCCCAGGGGCGAGGGCGACCGCCGCGGCAGCGGCCCTAGGTCCGG encodes the following:
- the ung gene encoding uracil-DNA glycosylase, whose amino-acid sequence is MTDIAMLPESWREVLGGELQQPYFKELMEFVEEERANGPVYPPREEVFAALDATPFDRVKVLVLGQDPYHGEGQGHGLCFSVRPGVKVPPSLRNIYKEMHAELDTPIPDNGYLMPWAEQGVLLLNAVLTVRAGEANSHKSRGWELFTDAVIRAVAARTDPAVFVLWGNYAQKKLPLIDEARHVVVKGAHPSPLSAKKFFGSRPFTQINEAVAGQGHEPIDWTIPNLG